The DNA segment TCAGAATATGAAACCTTCCGCAAATCAGGTTTTCAATGTCTGAATCAATATTTTTCATTCTGCTCCGCGTAAAAAAGCCCTCTTTTTCAGAAGGGTTCAGGTTTATCCCGAGGACAGGAAGGCTCCTGTTGAAATGGGCAGATGAGAGGAATGTTCCATCGCCTCCCAAGGTCAATACGAGGTCAAAGCCGGAAAATGCCTTCTCCTTAAGATTGGAGATGCTTTTCCTTGGAACAAATGAATAATTAAAATCTCTTTTTTTCAGAATGGAAGATAATGTGCGAAGCGCTTTTTTTGGCGCATTTTCTATGAACACAACAAGACAGGAGGGATTTTTAGGTAAGAAATTTTCTTTCATTAAAAACACTTATTGCGGTGCGATTTAAATAAGTTATCTCTTGCCCGCATGTTTAAGGAGAGTTGAGAGCTTAACCGGCTTAAGCTTCTTAGAATTAATTTCGTCAAGAATGAGAGGAAGCGCCCTCACTGTTGCACTCCTGTCCACAAAGCTTTTCATTCTTGATTTTGAGTCGTGCAGGAGGATTATATCGCCTGCTTTTATTTTTCCCCTTATGTTCTGAAGAATCATGCGGTGCCCTTTAAGGTTGAAAATGTGGGAGTCGTATGTCCTTACACTCCAGAGCACAAACTTATAGCCCTTCTCCGTAACCATCCTTTTGAGCCTGTTGTTGTAAACCGCAAGGGGAGGCCTGAAAAAAACAGGATTTACCCCGGTAACATCAAAAATTGCAGCTTTCGCCCTTTCAATCTCTGAATTTATCTGCCTCCTTGTCTTTGCAACAAGATTGGTGTGGGAATACGTGTGATTGCCGATATCATGCCCCTCTGCCACAATCCTCCTGCAAAGCTCAGGGTATTTCCTGGCTTTCTTCCCAACAATGAAAAATGTCGCCTTAACCCCGTATCTCCTGAGAATGTCAAGGATTTTAGATGTCTGAACAGGATTTGGGCCGTCATCAAAAGTCAGGGCAACATAGGGCTTATTGGGATTTCCGTGCATTATTGCACCATCGTCATCCTGGTTCCTCGCAAGAATGAATATTTCCCTGGCTTTGATTTTGGGAATTTTCAGATGAGAAGCAACCCTTTTCAGAAATGACGCCCTTATTGGAGATTTCCTTGATTTTATTTTATGCATTTTAACCAGACAGCGCATCATTTATATTTTCATTCAGGTATATAAATGTTTCAATCTGGTTTTTGCAAAATAAATGCAAAAAAATATTAACTACAAAAAAAATCTTTGAAAATAAGAATGAAAAAGGAAAAAAGGGGGCTCTTATGAAAGTAATTGCAGACCTTCACATACACAGCAAATACTCAAGAGCCACCTCAGGACAGCTGGACATAGAAAATCTTGAAAGATATGCGAGGATTAAGGGACTTTCACTCCTTGGAACAGGCGACTTCACCCATCCGCGCTGGATTTCAGAGCTTAAGAGCTCCCTTTCTGAGGACGGAACAGGAATCCTTAAGACAAGAACGGGGTTTAATTTCATCCTTCAGACTGAAATCTCACTGATGTACAGCCAGGGCGGAAAGGGGAGAAAGATTCACCTGCTGCTTCTTGCAAAAAACTTTGAGATTGCAGATGCAATAAGCGGAATGCTTGGCAAAAGGGGGCGGCTTGACTATGACGGAAGGCCAATCTTCGGAATTAATTCAATTGAATTCGCAGAAAAGATAAAAGAGATTGACAATTCCATTGAGATAATCCCTGCGCATATATGGACGCCTTGGTTCGGGCTCTTCGGCTCAATGTCAGGGTTTGACTCTGTTGAGGAATGCTTTTCAGACCAGGCAAAGCACATAAGAATGCTGGAAACCGGCTTATCAAGCGACCCCCAGATGAACTGGCGCCTTTCAAAGCTCGACAGGTATTCGCTCATCTCAAATTCTGACTGCCACAGCTTCTGGCCGTGGCGCCTAGGAAGGGAGTGCAACATTGCTGAAGTCAAAAAACTTTCATATGACAGCATAGTAAACGCGCTTGCCACAAAAGAGGGCTTTATTGAGACAATAGAGGTTGACCCCGCATATGGAAAGTATCATTTTGACGGGCATAGGAACTGCAGGGTAAGGATGAGCCCGGATGAGTCCATTAAAAACAAGAATATATGCCCCGTCTGCAGAAAGGAGATGACTATAGGGGTTCTCCACAGGGTCAATGAGCTTTCTGACCGGGATGAAAATTTTGTTCTAAAGACAGGAGTTCCGTTCAGGAGGATAATCCCCCTTTCAGAAATCCTTTCAGCATCCATGAAATCAGCTGTTTCATCAAAGGCAGTATGGAAAAGCTATTATGAGCTCATAAAGCCATTCGGGAGCGAGATGAATGTTCTTCTGGAAACTCCGGAAGATGAGATTAAAAAAATATTGGGGGACAGGATTTCTGCGCTGATAATGAAAAACAGGGAAGGAAATCTTGAGGTGAATGCAGGATATGACGGCGAATACGGAACCCTTGCCCTTAAAGATGACGAGATTTCAGGGGAAAAAAGGGCAAAAAAAGCATCTGAAATAAATGAAAAGAAAAGCGGGATAAAA comes from the Candidatus Woesearchaeota archaeon genome and includes:
- a CDS encoding polysaccharide deacetylase family protein, translated to MHKIKSRKSPIRASFLKRVASHLKIPKIKAREIFILARNQDDDGAIMHGNPNKPYVALTFDDGPNPVQTSKILDILRRYGVKATFFIVGKKARKYPELCRRIVAEGHDIGNHTYSHTNLVAKTRRQINSEIERAKAAIFDVTGVNPVFFRPPLAVYNNRLKRMVTEKGYKFVLWSVRTYDSHIFNLKGHRMILQNIRGKIKAGDIILLHDSKSRMKSFVDRSATVRALPLILDEINSKKLKPVKLSTLLKHAGKR
- a CDS encoding endonuclease Q family protein, which encodes MKVIADLHIHSKYSRATSGQLDIENLERYARIKGLSLLGTGDFTHPRWISELKSSLSEDGTGILKTRTGFNFILQTEISLMYSQGGKGRKIHLLLLAKNFEIADAISGMLGKRGRLDYDGRPIFGINSIEFAEKIKEIDNSIEIIPAHIWTPWFGLFGSMSGFDSVEECFSDQAKHIRMLETGLSSDPQMNWRLSKLDRYSLISNSDCHSFWPWRLGRECNIAEVKKLSYDSIVNALATKEGFIETIEVDPAYGKYHFDGHRNCRVRMSPDESIKNKNICPVCRKEMTIGVLHRVNELSDRDENFVLKTGVPFRRIIPLSEILSASMKSAVSSKAVWKSYYELIKPFGSEMNVLLETPEDEIKKILGDRISALIMKNREGNLEVNAGYDGEYGTLALKDDEISGEKRAKKASEINEKKSGIKTQSALNDFI